A genomic stretch from Mycobacterium malmoense includes:
- a CDS encoding PPE family protein: protein MDFGALPPEVNSARMYSGPGPGSLLAAAGAWDVIADELYAAAGSCSAVVSALTGQAWLGAGSASMAAAAAPYLSWMNVTAAQAQYTAAQARAAALAFETALAATVPPPVIAANRVVLASLIATNVMGINIPAIAATEAHYGEMWAQDAAAMYGYAAASAAASTLTPFTSPAEITNPAGLNSVVSPELQQLAQPLESVSSPVSDYASAISSSISVMSSLSSVVEPLGTSGTLASTPVGADVESLVSALGSAALRPGPFLAGPGSAISAELGKAASVGSLSVPQSWAAAAIAPSPLAAPADAGGIPVVHAGGTGGALGGLPVASPAARAGSGGGSPQGAQSTPGTRYLSTAFFVPRLGVAEPVAGG from the coding sequence ATGGACTTTGGGGCGCTACCGCCGGAGGTCAATTCCGCGCGAATGTATTCCGGCCCGGGCCCTGGGTCGTTGTTGGCCGCCGCTGGGGCCTGGGACGTCATCGCCGACGAGCTGTACGCCGCGGCGGGATCCTGCTCGGCCGTCGTCTCGGCATTGACCGGTCAGGCCTGGCTCGGCGCCGGGTCGGCGTCGATGGCGGCCGCCGCCGCGCCGTACCTGTCATGGATGAATGTCACTGCGGCGCAAGCTCAATACACCGCCGCCCAGGCGAGGGCGGCCGCGCTTGCCTTTGAAACGGCGCTCGCCGCCACCGTTCCTCCGCCGGTGATCGCGGCCAATCGCGTTGTGCTGGCGTCGCTGATCGCAACCAACGTCATGGGCATAAACATCCCGGCGATAGCGGCCACCGAAGCGCACTACGGCGAAATGTGGGCCCAAGACGCCGCCGCGATGTATGGCTATGCCGCCGCCTCGGCGGCCGCGTCGACGCTGACGCCGTTTACCTCGCCGGCGGAGATAACCAATCCGGCTGGGCTGAATTCCGTTGTCTCACCGGAACTTCAACAACTCGCGCAGCCGCTGGAGTCCGTCTCGTCACCCGTCAGCGACTACGCCTCGGCCATCAGTTCGTCGATATCCGTGATGTCGTCTCTGAGCTCGGTGGTCGAACCGCTCGGCACGTCCGGCACGCTGGCGTCGACGCCGGTCGGCGCCGATGTCGAATCACTGGTCTCAGCGCTTGGTTCGGCCGCCTTGCGGCCGGGTCCTTTCCTGGCCGGGCCCGGGTCGGCGATCTCCGCCGAGTTGGGCAAGGCCGCGTCCGTCGGGTCGTTGTCGGTGCCGCAGAGCTGGGCGGCGGCCGCCATCGCGCCCAGCCCGCTCGCCGCCCCGGCGGATGCCGGCGGCATCCCGGTGGTCCATGCCGGTGGGACGGGAGGCGCGCTGGGCGGTTTGCCGGTGGCCAGCCCAGCCGCGCGGGCCGGGAGCGGTGGCGGCAGCCCCCAAGGAGCGCAAAGCACCCCCGGGACCCGATATCTCAGCACCGCTTTCTTCGTCCCGCGGCTTGGTGTAGCCGAGCCGGTTGCCGGAGGTTGA
- a CDS encoding PIN domain-containing protein: MAFPVVLDACVLAPYPLVDVLLRLADTGIYRPLWSQHILVETRRTMVDKLGVSAQKADKRLNMMRDNFVDAEVAGYEELIGAMRNNEKDRHVLAAAVRERAELIVTADRTGFPSEAVEPYNIEVRHPDDFLLDQLDLYEDATRAALSGILAAWMNPPFTAHQLLAALANQVPNFAAEARRLFPPSEDLEVSLREQIRSFFRRA, from the coding sequence ATGGCGTTCCCGGTGGTGTTGGACGCGTGTGTGCTCGCCCCGTATCCGCTCGTTGATGTGTTGCTGCGGCTGGCCGATACGGGCATCTATCGCCCGCTGTGGTCACAGCACATCCTGGTTGAGACACGGCGCACCATGGTGGACAAGCTGGGCGTATCGGCGCAGAAGGCCGATAAGCGCCTAAATATGATGCGGGACAACTTTGTTGACGCCGAAGTCGCCGGGTACGAAGAACTCATCGGGGCGATGCGCAACAACGAGAAGGACCGCCACGTGCTCGCCGCAGCGGTCAGAGAACGCGCCGAGCTGATCGTCACCGCCGACCGTACCGGGTTTCCCTCAGAAGCTGTCGAACCCTACAACATCGAAGTGCGCCACCCCGACGACTTCTTGCTAGATCAGCTCGACCTCTACGAAGATGCAACACGCGCAGCACTTTCCGGTATTCTCGCGGCCTGGATGAATCCACCGTTCACGGCGCACCAGCTTCTCGCCGCGCTGGCCAACCAGGTACCCAACTTCGCAGCCGAGGCACGGCGGCTGTTCCCGCCATCGGAAGACCTCGAAGTGAGCCTTCGGGAACAGATCCGCAGCTTCTTCCGGCGCGCCTAA
- a CDS encoding excisionase family DNA-binding protein gives MVAMLTAQERTVLPPDQPADLKPLVRALGAEQVSVCGGDGNPIVLPEPVREALYSVVLAMAQGNAITLVPRHQMLTTQEAADLLNISRPTLVKLLEEGRIPFEKPGRHRKVSLDALLQYQQETRSNRRAALDELTRDHADDIRATLHSRSFGE, from the coding sequence ATGGTAGCCATGCTGACCGCGCAAGAGCGGACTGTTTTACCGCCCGACCAACCGGCAGATCTCAAGCCGTTGGTGAGGGCGCTGGGTGCTGAGCAAGTTTCGGTGTGCGGCGGTGACGGCAACCCCATCGTCTTGCCCGAACCGGTGCGCGAAGCGCTCTATAGCGTCGTACTCGCGATGGCGCAAGGCAACGCCATCACACTGGTGCCGCGTCACCAGATGCTGACCACCCAGGAAGCCGCCGACCTGCTCAACATCTCACGTCCGACGCTGGTGAAGCTCCTTGAGGAAGGCCGCATTCCATTCGAGAAGCCGGGACGGCACCGCAAGGTCAGCCTTGACGCGCTACTGCAATACCAGCAGGAAACCAGAAGCAATCGGCGGGCGGCGCTGGATGAGCTGACGCGCGACCATGCGGACGACATCAGGGCCACGCTCCATAGCCGCTCGTTTGGAGAGTAA
- a CDS encoding TetR/AcrR family transcriptional regulator, whose product MAVDYSDLPAEEAVRAARASSRRRQVLDAAVKVMGRTGFHQMSMQDLAAEANVSVGLIYKYFGGKEDLLLATIVRILDVFRDQLAPVMDAAGDDVVDRLAAGIRRYIRIVDENLDGVVLTYRESRTLSAAGRTQIKELEIASAAPLRAVIEAGIGQGVFRDVDVDLTVCDIMLLAHGWALKHWHFGPTYTVDEYIRLQTRHVLDSLIADGRRADYAHVLE is encoded by the coding sequence GTGGCCGTCGATTACAGCGACCTGCCCGCCGAGGAGGCCGTGCGCGCGGCCCGGGCCAGCTCACGGCGCCGGCAGGTGCTCGACGCCGCGGTCAAGGTCATGGGCAGGACCGGGTTTCACCAGATGTCCATGCAGGATCTGGCCGCCGAGGCCAACGTCAGTGTCGGCTTGATCTACAAGTACTTTGGCGGCAAGGAAGACCTGCTGCTCGCGACGATCGTGCGGATCCTCGATGTGTTCCGCGATCAATTGGCGCCCGTCATGGACGCCGCCGGCGACGATGTCGTCGACCGGCTGGCCGCGGGCATCCGCCGCTACATCCGGATCGTCGACGAGAACCTCGACGGGGTGGTGCTCACCTACCGGGAGAGCCGAACCCTGTCGGCGGCCGGGCGCACGCAGATCAAGGAGCTCGAAATCGCCTCTGCCGCGCCGCTGCGCGCGGTGATCGAGGCCGGCATCGGGCAGGGCGTATTCCGCGACGTCGACGTCGACCTCACCGTGTGCGACATCATGCTGCTCGCGCACGGCTGGGCGCTCAAGCACTGGCACTTCGGGCCGACCTACACCGTCGACGAATACATCCGATTGCAGACCCGCCACGTGCTCGACTCGCTGATCGCCGACGGCCGACGTGCCGACTATGCGCACGTGCTGGAATGA
- a CDS encoding acyl-CoA dehydrogenase family protein, whose protein sequence is MSGLSYHPEHHQFRRLVHDFVHQTVAPLHERWERDGQWDRSLFVEAGKLGLLGFSVPERFGGPGVRDFRYNAILIDELQRAGAAAEAIAFTLQNDVVLPYLTDLTTPEQQQRWLPGVVTGETVLGIAMTEPGTGSDLAGIRTTAVPDGDHYVVNGAKTFISNGQTGDLFVIAVRTSPDRHQGLSLLVVDADTPGFSRGRNLEKIGLHAQDTSELAFTDMRVPVSNLLGQEGSGFYQLVRNLPQERLALGVGAVAAAEGIFAQTLDYVKQRKAFGAPIGSFQNSQFVLAELATEIDIARTYLDDCLAEHLVGSLTAARAARLKWWTTDLQVRTADRCLQLHGGYGYMREYSVSRAFVDARIQTIYGGTNEIMKTIIAKDLGI, encoded by the coding sequence ATGAGCGGCCTGTCCTACCACCCAGAGCATCACCAGTTCCGGCGACTGGTACACGATTTCGTGCACCAGACCGTGGCCCCACTTCACGAACGTTGGGAGCGGGATGGCCAATGGGACCGCTCGCTGTTCGTCGAGGCGGGAAAGCTTGGGCTGCTGGGCTTTTCGGTGCCCGAGCGCTTCGGTGGCCCGGGGGTGCGCGACTTTCGCTACAACGCGATCCTCATCGACGAGCTGCAGCGGGCCGGGGCGGCGGCCGAGGCCATCGCGTTCACGTTGCAAAACGACGTCGTGCTGCCCTATCTCACCGATCTGACGACGCCCGAGCAGCAGCAACGGTGGCTGCCCGGCGTGGTGACCGGCGAGACCGTGCTGGGCATCGCGATGACCGAGCCCGGCACCGGCAGCGACCTGGCCGGGATCCGCACGACGGCGGTGCCAGACGGCGACCATTACGTCGTCAACGGCGCCAAGACGTTCATCTCCAACGGGCAGACTGGCGACCTGTTCGTGATAGCGGTGCGCACCTCGCCCGATCGGCATCAGGGGCTGTCGCTGCTGGTGGTGGACGCGGACACACCGGGGTTTTCCCGCGGCCGCAACCTGGAGAAGATCGGCCTGCACGCCCAGGACACCAGCGAGCTCGCGTTCACCGACATGCGGGTGCCCGTCAGTAATCTGCTGGGGCAAGAGGGCTCGGGGTTCTATCAGCTGGTGAGAAACCTGCCGCAGGAGCGGCTCGCGCTGGGGGTGGGCGCGGTGGCCGCCGCCGAGGGCATATTTGCCCAGACGCTCGATTATGTTAAGCAGCGCAAGGCGTTTGGCGCGCCGATCGGCAGCTTCCAGAACAGCCAGTTCGTCCTCGCCGAGTTGGCGACCGAAATCGACATCGCCCGAACGTATCTCGACGATTGCCTCGCCGAGCACCTCGTCGGCTCGCTGACCGCGGCGCGGGCGGCGCGGCTGAAGTGGTGGACCACCGACCTGCAGGTGCGCACCGCCGACCGCTGCCTGCAACTGCACGGCGGGTACGGCTACATGCGCGAGTACAGCGTGTCGCGCGCGTTCGTCGACGCCCGCATTCAGACGATCTACGGCGGGACCAACGAGATCATGAAGACGATCATCGCCAAGGACCTGGGCATCTAG
- a CDS encoding acyl-CoA dehydrogenase: MSTDAPPAFNRDDPLGIDASLSGDELAVRDTVRKFCAEHVLPYVAEWFEIGDLPVRELAKGFGQLGLLGMHLHGYGCGGASAVHYGLACTELEAADSGVRSMVSVQGSLAMFAIWNFGSEQQKQRWLPGMAAGELLGCFGLTEPDVGSDPAAMKTRARQDGSDWVLDGRKMWITNGSVADVAIVWAATDDGIRGFIVPTGTPGFTANTIHHKLSLRASITSELVLDDVRLPADAMLPEARGLRGPLSCLSEARYGIIWGSMGAARSAWQAALDYATQRTQFGRPIAGFQLTQAKLVDMAVELHKGQLLSLHLGRLKDTVGLRPEQVSFGKLNNTREALEICRTARTILGGNGISLEYPVIRHMVNLESVLTYEGTPEMHQLILGQAFTGSDAFR, from the coding sequence ATGAGCACCGACGCGCCCCCCGCCTTCAACCGCGACGATCCCCTGGGCATTGACGCCTCCCTGTCCGGTGACGAGCTCGCGGTGCGCGACACGGTCAGGAAGTTCTGCGCCGAGCACGTCCTTCCGTACGTCGCGGAGTGGTTCGAGATCGGCGACCTTCCGGTCCGCGAGCTCGCCAAGGGGTTCGGCCAGCTCGGGCTGCTCGGCATGCACCTGCACGGCTACGGCTGCGGCGGGGCCTCCGCCGTGCACTACGGCCTGGCCTGTACCGAGCTGGAGGCCGCCGACTCCGGCGTCCGGTCGATGGTGTCGGTGCAGGGGTCGCTGGCGATGTTCGCGATCTGGAACTTCGGCTCTGAGCAGCAGAAGCAGCGGTGGCTGCCCGGCATGGCCGCCGGCGAACTGCTCGGCTGCTTCGGGCTGACCGAACCCGACGTCGGATCCGATCCCGCCGCGATGAAAACCCGTGCGCGGCAAGATGGTTCGGACTGGGTGCTGGACGGCCGCAAGATGTGGATCACCAACGGCTCGGTCGCCGACGTCGCGATCGTGTGGGCCGCCACCGACGACGGGATCCGCGGCTTCATCGTCCCCACCGGCACCCCGGGCTTCACCGCCAACACGATTCACCACAAGCTGTCGCTGCGGGCGTCGATCACCAGCGAGCTGGTGCTCGACGACGTGCGGCTGCCCGCCGACGCGATGCTGCCGGAGGCGCGGGGCCTGCGTGGCCCGCTGTCGTGTTTGTCCGAGGCGCGCTACGGAATCATCTGGGGATCGATGGGGGCGGCGCGGTCGGCCTGGCAGGCCGCGCTCGACTATGCCACGCAGCGCACCCAATTCGGCCGCCCGATCGCCGGATTCCAGCTGACCCAGGCGAAACTCGTTGACATGGCGGTCGAGCTGCACAAGGGGCAGCTGCTGTCGCTGCACCTCGGCCGCCTCAAGGACACCGTCGGGCTGCGTCCCGAGCAGGTCAGCTTCGGCAAGCTCAACAACACCCGCGAGGCTCTCGAGATCTGCCGGACCGCGCGAACCATTTTGGGCGGCAACGGGATATCGCTGGAATACCCGGTCATCCGGCACATGGTCAACCTGGAATCGGTGCTGACCTACGAGGGCACACCGGAGATGCACCAGCTCATCCTCGGCCAGGCGTTCACCGGCAGCGACGCCTTCCGCTGA
- a CDS encoding SDR family NAD(P)-dependent oxidoreductase: protein MNAHSQRRLAVVTGAGSGIGKAIALAFAAQGDRVVAADLDEAAAVATAKEQAELITALPVDVADPAQVDALRDRTNAEVGVPTIVVNAAGWDRTDQFLNATPEFAAKVVAINYLGPVHVCSAFLPGMIEAQAGGRVVNLASDAGRVGSAGETIYAGAKGGVIALTKSLAREMARHQITVNCVCPGPTDTPLFHAQPEKLKEALVKAIPFRRLARPEEVAAPVLFFASDAASFITGQVISVSGGLTMAG from the coding sequence ATGAATGCTCATTCACAACGCAGGCTTGCGGTGGTGACCGGCGCCGGGTCGGGAATCGGCAAGGCGATAGCGCTGGCGTTCGCCGCGCAGGGCGACCGGGTGGTCGCCGCCGACCTCGACGAGGCGGCCGCAGTGGCCACCGCCAAGGAGCAAGCCGAGCTGATCACCGCGCTGCCGGTGGACGTCGCCGACCCCGCCCAGGTCGACGCCCTGCGCGACCGGACCAACGCCGAGGTCGGCGTGCCCACCATCGTGGTCAACGCCGCCGGTTGGGATCGCACCGACCAATTCCTCAATGCCACACCGGAATTCGCGGCCAAGGTGGTGGCCATCAATTACCTGGGGCCGGTGCATGTCTGCAGCGCGTTCCTGCCGGGCATGATCGAGGCGCAGGCCGGCGGACGCGTCGTCAACCTGGCCAGCGACGCGGGGCGCGTCGGCAGCGCGGGCGAAACCATCTACGCCGGGGCCAAGGGCGGGGTCATCGCGCTCACCAAATCGCTGGCCCGCGAGATGGCCCGCCATCAGATCACGGTCAACTGCGTGTGCCCGGGCCCGACGGACACGCCGCTGTTTCACGCACAGCCGGAGAAGCTGAAAGAAGCGCTGGTCAAAGCGATTCCGTTCCGACGGCTGGCCCGGCCCGAGGAGGTCGCCGCGCCGGTGCTGTTCTTCGCGTCCGACGCCGCGTCGTTCATCACCGGACAGGTGATCAGCGTCAGCGGTGGCCTCACAATGGCAGGCTAG
- a CDS encoding DUF3054 domain-containing protein: protein MRRPVWLAMDVIAVLVFCAVGRRSHDEGLSVTGVATTAWPFLTGTVVGWLAARAWRQPTALAPTGVVVWLCTVAVGMVLRKASSAGVAASFVVVASTVTAVLLLGWRAVVGLSLRRRSGV from the coding sequence ATGCGACGGCCGGTGTGGTTAGCCATGGACGTCATCGCCGTGCTGGTGTTCTGCGCCGTGGGACGCCGCAGTCACGACGAAGGGCTCAGCGTCACCGGCGTCGCGACGACGGCGTGGCCGTTCCTCACCGGCACCGTCGTCGGATGGCTGGCGGCGCGGGCGTGGCGGCAGCCCACCGCGCTGGCGCCCACCGGGGTGGTCGTCTGGCTGTGCACCGTGGCGGTCGGCATGGTGTTGCGCAAGGCCAGCTCGGCCGGCGTGGCGGCGAGCTTCGTGGTGGTGGCGTCGACGGTCACCGCGGTTCTGTTGCTCGGTTGGCGAGCGGTCGTCGGGCTAAGCCTGCGGCGCCGCTCCGGTGTCTGA
- a CDS encoding SAM-dependent methyltransferase, which produces MARADDDSWDAATGVGVTATFGAVARAVATNKGLISDAFAKRLVSAAGVEYFVRVVNDERFAADDGDDPVMTGLIDILAAHTRFLDEFLADAGRAGIRQVVILGSGLDTRPYRLWWPRGTTVYEIDLPRVLDFKAEVLRGLDARLTANRRAVGIDLRQDWLAALRRVGFDAAQPTAWIAEQLLVGYLPPDAQNRLLQDVTAVSAAGSRFAADHMPTWTPMHVEAGRAFVDSWRQHGLDVDLASLTYPGEYHYVPEYLASHGWETDERNVVELLTGMGLAELWRGGPDDLAVTPGYVTATRS; this is translated from the coding sequence ATGGCGCGGGCGGACGACGACAGCTGGGATGCGGCCACCGGCGTGGGAGTGACCGCGACGTTCGGCGCGGTGGCAAGGGCGGTGGCCACCAACAAAGGGCTGATCAGCGACGCGTTCGCCAAGCGGTTGGTGAGCGCCGCGGGGGTGGAGTACTTCGTCCGGGTGGTCAACGACGAGCGGTTCGCGGCCGACGACGGCGACGACCCGGTGATGACGGGGCTCATCGACATCCTGGCGGCGCACACCCGGTTCCTGGACGAGTTTCTCGCCGACGCGGGCAGGGCGGGCATTCGCCAAGTGGTGATCCTGGGGTCCGGTCTGGACACTCGGCCGTATCGGCTGTGGTGGCCGCGGGGGACGACCGTGTACGAGATCGACCTTCCACGGGTGCTCGACTTCAAGGCCGAGGTGCTACGCGGGCTGGATGCCAGGCTGACCGCCAACCGCCGCGCGGTGGGCATCGATCTTCGTCAGGATTGGCTGGCGGCGCTGCGGCGCGTCGGTTTTGACGCCGCCCAACCCACGGCGTGGATCGCCGAGCAGCTGCTCGTCGGCTACCTACCGCCCGACGCCCAGAATCGGTTGCTGCAAGACGTCACGGCGGTGAGCGCCGCCGGCAGCCGGTTCGCCGCCGACCACATGCCCACCTGGACCCCGATGCACGTCGAGGCGGGGCGGGCGTTTGTCGACAGCTGGCGGCAACACGGCCTGGACGTCGACCTGGCCAGCCTGACCTACCCGGGCGAATACCATTACGTCCCCGAGTATCTGGCGTCCCACGGCTGGGAGACGGACGAGCGCAACGTCGTCGAGTTGCTGACCGGCATGGGGCTGGCCGAACTGTGGCGCGGCGGCCCCGACGACTTGGCGGTCACCCCGGGTTATGTCACCGCGACGCGATCCTAG
- a CDS encoding GNAT family N-acetyltransferase, translated as MSSSRLRFVPAALDDALARPLLAELAVEYATRYGSTTSTVLAWLTEGPADEFAPPHGGMLIGLLDGRPVTGGGFRRFDAETAELKRIWTDSEHRRRGYAMALLAELEVEIAARGYRKIYLMTGDRQPEAEELYRATGYTRLSGPLPSSGPVFPIAFEKRLA; from the coding sequence ATGTCGAGTTCCCGGCTCAGGTTTGTTCCGGCGGCGCTGGACGACGCGCTGGCGCGGCCGCTGCTCGCGGAGCTGGCCGTCGAGTATGCAACCCGATACGGCAGCACGACGTCGACGGTCCTGGCGTGGTTGACGGAAGGCCCCGCCGACGAGTTCGCGCCGCCCCACGGCGGAATGCTGATCGGCCTGTTGGATGGCCGTCCGGTTACCGGTGGCGGGTTCCGGCGGTTCGACGCCGAGACCGCCGAGCTCAAGAGGATCTGGACGGACAGCGAACACCGGCGCCGTGGCTACGCGATGGCGCTGCTGGCCGAACTGGAGGTCGAGATAGCCGCGCGCGGCTACCGCAAGATCTACCTGATGACCGGCGACCGCCAGCCCGAGGCCGAGGAGCTATATCGGGCCACCGGTTACACCCGGTTGTCCGGGCCGCTGCCGTCGTCGGGTCCGGTCTTCCCGATCGCGTTCGAAAAGCGGCTGGCGTGA
- a CDS encoding MBL fold metallo-hydrolase, translated as MGSAPTLVQVTDTVHLALGEAVNWTLVTDDAGVMLIDAGYPGDREDVLASLDKLGYGAGDVRAILLTHAHIDHLGSAIWFAREHGTQVYCHADEVGHAKREYLEQASVFDVALRIWRPRWAVWGVHVLRSGGLIRDGIPSTRPLTAEVAAGLPGHPMAIATPGHTSGHCSYVVDGVLVSGDALVTGHPLLRHRGPQLLPAVFNHSQSDCLRSLDALALLDTSVLLPGHGDVWRGPIREATDQALTRAR; from the coding sequence ATGGGATCGGCACCGACACTTGTTCAGGTCACCGACACCGTGCACCTTGCCCTGGGCGAGGCCGTTAACTGGACGTTGGTCACCGACGACGCCGGCGTCATGCTGATCGACGCCGGCTATCCCGGGGACCGGGAGGACGTGCTGGCCTCGCTGGACAAACTGGGCTACGGCGCCGGCGACGTGCGCGCCATCCTGCTGACGCACGCGCACATCGACCATCTGGGCTCGGCGATCTGGTTCGCCCGCGAGCATGGCACGCAAGTGTATTGCCATGCCGACGAAGTGGGTCACGCCAAACGGGAGTACCTGGAGCAGGCCTCGGTTTTCGATGTCGCACTGCGCATTTGGCGGCCGCGCTGGGCGGTGTGGGGTGTCCACGTGCTGCGCAGCGGCGGCCTGATCCGCGACGGCATCCCTTCGACGCGGCCGCTGACCGCCGAGGTGGCCGCCGGGTTGCCGGGACACCCGATGGCCATCGCCACCCCGGGGCATACCAGCGGCCACTGCTCGTATGTCGTCGACGGCGTGCTGGTCAGCGGCGACGCGCTGGTCACCGGCCACCCACTGCTGCGTCACCGCGGGCCCCAGCTGCTACCGGCGGTGTTCAACCACAGCCAGTCCGACTGTCTGCGCAGCCTGGACGCGCTGGCTCTGCTGGACACCAGCGTGCTGCTGCCCGGTCACGGCGACGTGTGGCGCGGCCCGATCCGCGAGGCCACCGATCAGGCCTTGACGCGAGCGCGTTGA
- the fgd gene encoding glucose-6-phosphate dehydrogenase (coenzyme-F420) has protein sequence MAELKLGYKASAEQFAPRELVELAVAAEGHGMDSATVSDHFQPWRHEGGHAPFSLAWMTAVGERTKRIVLGTSVLTPTFRYNPAVVAQAFATMACLYPNRIFLGVGTGEALNEIATGYQGEWPEFKERFARLRESVRLMRELWRGGRVDFDGDYYRLKGASIYDVPEGGVPIYVAAGGPAVAKYAGRAGDGFICTSGKGEELYKDKLMPAVREGAAAADRNVDDIDKMIEIKISYDPDPELALENTRFWAPLSLTAEQKHSIDDPIEMEKAADALPIEQVAKRWIVASDPDEAVEKVGQYVEWGLNHLVFHAPGHDQRRFLELFEKDLAPRLRRLA, from the coding sequence GTGGCTGAACTCAAACTCGGATATAAAGCGTCCGCCGAACAATTCGCACCGCGCGAGCTCGTCGAACTGGCCGTCGCCGCCGAAGGCCACGGCATGGACAGCGCCACCGTCAGTGACCACTTCCAGCCGTGGCGGCACGAGGGTGGGCACGCCCCGTTCTCGCTGGCCTGGATGACCGCCGTCGGCGAACGCACCAAGCGCATCGTGCTGGGCACCTCGGTGCTCACCCCGACCTTCCGGTACAACCCGGCCGTCGTCGCGCAGGCCTTCGCCACCATGGCCTGCCTGTACCCGAACCGCATCTTCCTCGGCGTGGGCACCGGCGAGGCGCTGAACGAGATCGCCACCGGATACCAGGGCGAGTGGCCGGAGTTCAAGGAGCGGTTTGCCCGGCTGCGCGAATCGGTGCGGCTGATGCGCGAGCTGTGGCGCGGCGGCCGCGTTGATTTCGACGGCGACTACTACCGGCTCAAGGGCGCCTCGATCTACGACGTGCCCGAGGGCGGCGTCCCGATCTACGTCGCCGCCGGCGGCCCGGCGGTGGCCAAATACGCCGGACGGGCCGGGGACGGGTTCATCTGCACGTCCGGCAAGGGCGAGGAGCTCTATAAGGACAAGCTGATGCCGGCGGTGCGGGAGGGCGCCGCGGCCGCCGACCGCAACGTCGACGACATCGACAAGATGATCGAGATCAAGATCTCCTACGACCCGGATCCTGAGCTGGCGCTGGAGAATACCCGGTTCTGGGCGCCGCTGTCGCTGACCGCCGAGCAGAAACACAGCATCGACGATCCGATCGAAATGGAGAAGGCCGCCGACGCGCTGCCGATCGAGCAGGTCGCCAAGCGCTGGATCGTCGCGTCGGACCCCGACGAGGCGGTCGAAAAGGTCGGTCAGTACGTGGAATGGGGCCTCAATCACCTGGTGTTCCACGCGCCCGGCCACGATCAACGCCGGTTCCTGGAGCTCTTCGAGAAGGATCTGGCGCCGCGGCTGCGTCGGCTGGCCTGA